A single region of the Armatimonadota bacterium genome encodes:
- a CDS encoding ATP-dependent Clp protease ATP-binding subunit ClpC translates to MSAMWQRFTERARRVIFYAQEEAGRLGENYVSTEHLLLGLVREPDSVAARILERMGVSLSRVRSEIERQVSRGEGRLGQETQLTPRAKRVIDLAYDEARQLNNNYIGTEHLLLGLIREGEGLAGRVLARLGVDLERARREVMALQSSDTSAPAPRQRSRTPTLDEFGRDLTELARQDKLDPVIGRHNEIERVIQILSRRTKNNPVLIGEPGVGKTAIAEGLAQRIISGDIPEVLKDRRIVALDLAGLVAGTKYRGEFEERMKRVLEEVRKAQGEVILFIDELHTLVGAGAAEGAIDASNIMKPALARGELQCIGATTLDEYRKYIERDAALERRFQPVQVREPTVEEAIEILRGLRDRYEAHHRVKIEDNAIIAAVRLADRYITDRYLPDKAIDLIDEAASRVRLQYSLPPRELRQVKQQLAKIEKDLETAHRSGDYSRVQELRAQRTVLQNRAADLEQEWNLKRQEMRTVVTEDEVAHIVQSWTGIPVSRLMEAETVKLLKMEEELHKRIIGQHEAVVAVSKAIRRARSGLKDPKRPIGTFIFLGPTGVGKTELARALAAFLFDNENNLIRLDMSEYMERFAVSRLVGAPPGYVGYEEGGQLTEAVRRQPYSVVLLDEIEKAHPEVFNILLQIFEDGRLTDSQGRVVDFKNTVIIMTSNLGARSIQGEPSMGFLSAAKPKEETEREYESMKGRIMEELKRTFRPEFLNRIDEIVVFHALTFAEILQIVDLMVGRVAQQARAQGIELEITQEVREMLAREGFDPQFGARPLRRAVQRLIEDPLAEEILLGRFSEGDTVIATLDEDGRLVFLKKETSEAENPPEPAGVG, encoded by the coding sequence ATGTCAGCAATGTGGCAGCGATTCACTGAGCGTGCTCGCCGCGTTATCTTCTACGCCCAGGAAGAGGCGGGACGTCTGGGTGAGAACTATGTCAGCACCGAGCATCTGTTGCTGGGGCTGGTTCGCGAACCGGACAGCGTTGCCGCACGAATTCTGGAGCGTATGGGCGTGAGCCTCAGTCGTGTGCGCAGTGAAATCGAGCGACAGGTATCGCGAGGAGAAGGAAGACTCGGTCAGGAGACGCAGCTGACCCCTCGCGCGAAGCGCGTGATTGACCTTGCCTACGACGAGGCACGCCAGCTCAACAACAACTATATCGGCACCGAGCACCTGTTGCTGGGCTTGATCCGTGAAGGAGAAGGGCTAGCCGGCAGGGTTTTGGCGAGACTGGGAGTAGACCTGGAACGCGCCCGCCGAGAGGTGATGGCACTGCAATCCAGTGACACCAGTGCGCCCGCACCCCGCCAGCGTTCGCGCACCCCCACCCTCGATGAGTTCGGCAGAGACCTGACCGAGCTGGCGCGTCAGGATAAACTGGACCCCGTCATCGGGCGGCATAACGAGATAGAGCGCGTCATCCAGATCCTCTCTCGCCGCACGAAGAACAACCCCGTGCTGATTGGTGAACCCGGTGTCGGCAAAACCGCTATCGCCGAAGGACTGGCACAACGCATCATCTCCGGCGACATCCCGGAGGTGCTCAAAGACCGACGCATCGTCGCGCTGGACCTGGCGGGGCTGGTGGCAGGCACCAAGTACCGCGGCGAGTTTGAAGAGCGCATGAAGCGTGTGCTGGAAGAGGTACGCAAAGCGCAGGGCGAGGTCATCCTGTTCATCGACGAACTGCACACACTGGTCGGCGCAGGGGCCGCCGAAGGCGCTATTGACGCTTCGAACATCATGAAACCCGCTCTGGCTCGCGGGGAACTGCAGTGTATCGGCGCCACCACGCTGGACGAGTACCGCAAGTATATCGAGAGGGATGCTGCGCTGGAGCGGCGCTTCCAGCCTGTGCAGGTGCGTGAGCCGACCGTGGAAGAGGCTATCGAAATCCTGCGCGGTCTGCGCGACCGCTACGAAGCGCACCACCGGGTGAAGATTGAAGATAACGCCATTATCGCGGCAGTACGCCTCGCAGACCGTTACATCACCGACCGCTACCTGCCCGATAAGGCGATAGACCTGATCGATGAGGCGGCGTCACGGGTGCGCCTGCAGTACTCCCTGCCACCGCGTGAACTGCGGCAGGTGAAGCAACAACTCGCCAAGATAGAGAAAGATCTGGAGACAGCACACCGGTCGGGCGACTACTCGCGCGTGCAGGAACTGCGTGCGCAACGTACGGTGCTGCAGAACCGCGCCGCCGACCTGGAGCAGGAGTGGAACCTGAAGCGTCAGGAGATGCGCACCGTAGTTACCGAGGATGAAGTGGCGCACATTGTGCAGTCGTGGACGGGCATTCCTGTCTCGCGCCTGATGGAAGCGGAGACGGTGAAGCTGCTGAAGATGGAAGAGGAGCTGCACAAGCGAATCATCGGTCAGCACGAAGCAGTGGTGGCAGTCAGCAAGGCGATACGCCGTGCACGCTCCGGGCTGAAAGACCCCAAGCGACCGATAGGAACCTTCATCTTCCTCGGCCCCACCGGAGTCGGCAAGACCGAGCTGGCACGTGCGCTGGCGGCTTTCCTGTTTGACAACGAGAACAACCTCATCCGCCTCGACATGTCCGAGTACATGGAGCGGTTCGCGGTATCGCGGCTGGTGGGCGCGCCCCCGGGCTATGTGGGCTACGAAGAGGGCGGTCAGCTCACCGAAGCGGTGCGCAGACAACCCTACTCGGTCGTGTTGCTGGACGAGATAGAAAAAGCGCACCCCGAAGTGTTCAACATCCTGTTGCAGATTTTCGAGGACGGTCGCCTGACCGACTCGCAGGGCAGGGTGGTGGACTTCAAGAACACGGTCATCATCATGACCTCCAACCTGGGCGCACGCTCCATTCAGGGAGAACCCAGCATGGGCTTCCTGAGCGCAGCGAAACCCAAGGAAGAGACCGAGCGCGAGTACGAGAGCATGAAGGGGCGCATCATGGAAGAGCTGAAGCGCACCTTCCGCCCCGAGTTCCTCAACCGCATCGACGAGATTGTGGTGTTCCACGCACTGACCTTCGCCGAAATCCTGCAGATTGTGGACCTGATGGTCGGGCGAGTGGCACAGCAGGCGCGCGCACAGGGCATCGAGCTGGAAATCACGCAGGAAGTGCGCGAGATGCTGGCGCGCGAGGGCTTCGACCCGCAGTTTGGTGCACGCCCGCTGCGTCGCGCGGTGCAAAGACTGATTGAGGACCCGCTGGCGGAGGAGATCCTGCTGGGACGCTTCAGTGAAGGTGATACCGTCATCGCCACTCTGGATGAGGACGGCAGGCTCGTGTTCCTGAAGAAGGAAACCTCTGAGGCGGAAAACCCGCCGGAGCCCGCAGGAGTAGGCTAA
- a CDS encoding protein-arginine kinase produces the protein MLAEQGVAGCVDCYRHFPQAVEQWLKQWSLPTRHEGDLLPEIVQPPTVRQASTQPDAFWLHPLQPQQVILSSRARYARNFAWARFPWCADSADLEQVRYRVDRAARLSSWHFAILPTHRMKPSERQRWIDLRLASPLLRDNPLGALIVDEARAVSVLVNEEDHLRVQAILPGLQVRESIVLARAALDALALQEELAFSDNYGWLTASILNIGWGLRVSVMMYTPALERMGQLHTVWQAAAELGGTIRGPYGEGTPAGALFQVSNTHSIGIDEATLAAQVAGTAQFIAQAEQRAREQWLPSQTRQLHEEAEQVYHNLAKERTLRAADALQMLSVVSLAAMAGWGRLTPEVWKEMMMAIRWEGQHDDAEWRAIRMRTLVRQVRNG, from the coding sequence ATGCTCGCCGAGCAAGGAGTGGCGGGCTGCGTCGATTGCTACCGGCACTTTCCGCAAGCGGTGGAACAATGGCTGAAGCAGTGGTCGCTGCCGACCCGCCACGAAGGAGACCTCCTGCCGGAGATCGTGCAGCCTCCGACGGTACGGCAAGCGAGTACGCAGCCGGATGCTTTCTGGCTCCATCCCCTGCAGCCTCAGCAGGTGATTCTCAGCAGCCGTGCCCGCTATGCCCGCAACTTCGCCTGGGCGCGTTTTCCCTGGTGTGCCGATAGTGCGGATCTGGAACAGGTACGGTACCGTGTGGATCGGGCAGCGCGCCTTAGCTCCTGGCATTTCGCCATCCTGCCGACACACCGCATGAAGCCCTCGGAAAGACAGCGGTGGATAGACCTGCGCCTCGCCAGCCCTCTGCTGCGTGATAATCCCCTCGGTGCGTTGATCGTGGACGAAGCGCGCGCTGTCAGCGTGCTGGTGAACGAGGAGGACCACCTGCGGGTACAGGCTATCCTGCCTGGGTTGCAAGTACGCGAGAGTATCGTGCTGGCGCGCGCTGCCCTGGATGCACTGGCACTGCAAGAAGAACTGGCTTTCTCCGACAATTACGGGTGGTTGACCGCTTCCATTCTCAACATCGGGTGGGGGCTGCGTGTCTCGGTGATGATGTACACACCTGCTCTGGAGCGAATGGGACAGTTACACACCGTGTGGCAAGCAGCCGCAGAGCTGGGAGGCACCATCCGTGGACCGTACGGTGAGGGAACACCTGCCGGCGCGCTGTTTCAGGTGTCCAACACACATAGTATCGGTATCGACGAGGCGACCCTCGCTGCACAGGTAGCGGGCACCGCGCAGTTTATTGCCCAGGCGGAACAGCGTGCGCGAGAGCAATGGTTGCCTTCTCAGACGCGACAGTTGCACGAAGAGGCAGAACAGGTGTATCATAATCTTGCAAAGGAACGCACCTTGAGAGCCGCAGATGCCTTGCAGATGCTGTCGGTCGTGAGCCTTGCCGCGATGGCGGGCTGGGGACGTTTGACCCCTGAGGTCTGGAAGGAGATGATGATGGCCATACGCTGGGAAGGGCAGCACGACGACGCCGAATGGCGTGCCATCAGGATGCGAACACTGGTGCGGCAAGTGCGCAACGGATAG
- a CDS encoding branched chain amino acid aminotransferase → MRRFVNLNGQMVSPAEAKIDLYDHGFLYGDGVFEGIRVYNGRIFKLQEHVDRLYHSARALMIGIPISKGEMTERIRSVVRENGETNCYIRVTVSRGVGLGLDPKHIRLEPTIAISTADLALYPPEMYENGLHVVTVSTRIPPAQCLDPRIKSLGRYINNILAKMEANRVGAGEGLMLNIEGFVAEATGDNIFIVKNGVLHTPPSSAGILAGITRATVMMLAEQRGIPVRETMMTLYDVYTADEAFLTGTAAEVIPMVTLDERPIGTGKPGEVTHRIIAAFREHTQSSGTPV, encoded by the coding sequence ATGCGACGCTTCGTGAACTTGAACGGACAGATGGTCTCGCCCGCCGAGGCAAAGATCGACCTGTACGATCACGGTTTTCTGTACGGCGACGGCGTTTTTGAGGGCATCCGCGTTTACAATGGACGCATCTTTAAGCTGCAGGAACACGTGGATCGCCTGTATCACAGCGCCCGTGCGTTGATGATTGGCATCCCCATCAGCAAAGGGGAGATGACCGAGCGCATCCGGTCGGTGGTGCGTGAGAATGGCGAAACGAACTGTTACATTCGGGTGACCGTTTCGCGAGGCGTTGGGCTGGGCTTGGATCCCAAACATATCCGCCTGGAGCCGACCATTGCCATCTCCACTGCCGACCTCGCGCTCTATCCGCCGGAGATGTACGAGAACGGCTTGCACGTGGTGACCGTTTCCACTCGTATCCCGCCCGCGCAGTGTCTGGACCCGCGCATCAAGTCGCTGGGACGATATATCAACAACATCCTGGCGAAGATGGAAGCGAACCGGGTGGGCGCAGGCGAAGGGCTGATGCTGAACATCGAAGGTTTTGTGGCAGAAGCCACCGGCGATAACATCTTTATCGTGAAGAACGGTGTTTTGCACACGCCGCCATCTTCCGCAGGCATTCTGGCGGGCATCACGCGCGCTACTGTGATGATGCTGGCAGAGCAGAGAGGCATTCCTGTGCGCGAGACCATGATGACCCTGTACGACGTGTATACCGCCGACGAAGCGTTCCTCACGGGTACCGCTGCCGAAGTCATACCGATGGTGACACTGGACGAGCGCCCCATTGGCACGGGCAAGCCCGGTGAGGTGACACATCGCATCATCGCGGCGTTCCGAGAACACACCCAGAGCAGTGGCACGCCTGTCTGA
- the lnt gene encoding apolipoprotein N-acyltransferase has product MLWLAFPPVDWGWLAWVALVPLMLALRSLSRPRQGCLLGAVWGGCFYGVLLWWMQQFVARWTGSFWLGLAAWGALVLSQTLFAGAFGWLHTLVNRLVPGSTLSVAWTVALWVAIEWLRGAGAWGFLWGQLAVSQHRNLLPLQSAELLGAWGLSAWIVWVNAALAEAIARRKLRPLIGAIQISLLLLLFGWWRFSLSPTPERLTALVVQPNVDTTSQWTQQMQDSVKDVMTRVLRDTATSRIDLVLFPETIVPDAMAYPFSERIAQVNAQGATVLIGSFTEEEGRSYNSVIAFAPDGLVESYRKQHLVPWGEYVPFRRWTPWVEHFGVVSADVSPGEKPVLLTSWRIGTPVCFESTLPRISCEMVRQGARLLCVVTNDTWFGHAPAAEQHLAFCALRAVETRRWVLRSATTGISAVFDAQGRCLQRANLFTEAQLRAEGVELRQERTLYVRLGDQMSAALIVVLCTLSGAVFRERKQ; this is encoded by the coding sequence ATGCTGTGGCTGGCGTTCCCGCCGGTGGACTGGGGCTGGCTGGCGTGGGTGGCGCTGGTGCCTCTGATGCTTGCGCTGCGCTCCCTATCGCGTCCACGACAGGGATGCCTTCTCGGTGCGGTGTGGGGGGGCTGTTTCTATGGCGTCCTGCTGTGGTGGATGCAGCAGTTTGTGGCGCGATGGACGGGCAGTTTCTGGCTGGGGCTGGCGGCGTGGGGCGCGCTGGTGCTGTCTCAGACGCTGTTTGCGGGCGCGTTCGGCTGGTTGCACACGCTGGTCAACCGGCTAGTACCGGGATCCACGTTATCGGTTGCGTGGACGGTGGCGTTGTGGGTAGCTATCGAGTGGCTGCGCGGGGCAGGGGCATGGGGCTTTTTGTGGGGGCAGCTGGCGGTATCGCAACACCGGAACCTCCTGCCCCTGCAGAGCGCAGAGCTGCTGGGCGCGTGGGGATTGAGTGCGTGGATAGTATGGGTGAACGCGGCTCTCGCAGAGGCAATCGCCCGGCGGAAGCTGCGTCCGCTCATCGGTGCGATACAAATCTCCTTGCTGCTGCTCCTGTTCGGATGGTGGAGGTTTTCTCTGTCGCCTACCCCGGAACGCCTGACCGCGCTGGTGGTGCAGCCCAACGTGGATACCACCAGCCAGTGGACTCAGCAGATGCAGGATTCGGTGAAAGATGTGATGACCCGTGTTTTGCGGGATACCGCGACCAGCAGGATAGACCTCGTGCTTTTCCCGGAGACGATAGTGCCCGATGCGATGGCATATCCCTTCTCCGAGCGGATAGCCCAGGTCAATGCACAGGGTGCAACCGTGCTCATCGGCAGCTTCACCGAGGAAGAAGGGCGTAGCTACAACAGCGTGATTGCGTTTGCCCCCGACGGGCTGGTGGAGTCGTACCGCAAACAACACCTTGTCCCGTGGGGCGAGTATGTGCCCTTCCGCCGCTGGACGCCCTGGGTAGAGCATTTTGGGGTTGTCAGCGCGGACGTTTCGCCCGGAGAGAAGCCCGTGTTGTTAACCTCCTGGCGCATCGGCACGCCAGTCTGTTTCGAGTCCACGTTGCCCCGCATCTCCTGCGAAATGGTGAGGCAGGGGGCGCGCCTGCTATGTGTGGTGACCAACGACACGTGGTTCGGACACGCGCCTGCTGCGGAACAGCACCTTGCCTTTTGCGCCCTGCGAGCGGTGGAGACACGTCGATGGGTCTTGCGCTCTGCCACCACGGGTATTTCCGCAGTGTTCGACGCACAGGGACGATGCCTCCAGCGGGCGAATTTGTTCACCGAAGCGCAGCTCCGAGCCGAGGGCGTGGAACTGAGGCAGGAAAGGACGCTGTACGTGAGACTGGGGGACCAGATGTCCGCAGCGCTTATCGTGGTTCTGTGCACCCTGTCAGGAGCTGTTTTTCGTGAGCGCAAGCAGTAG
- a CDS encoding molybdopterin oxidoreductase — translation MPEIREVKTVCPHDCPDTCAMLARVQGDRLLGVRGNPEHPVTRGYLCCKVNHYEERVYSPDRVLYPHKRVGAKGEGRFERISWEEALDTIVARWKQIIDRYGAEAILPYSYAGTMGVVNMSACDGRLWNRLGASRLLRTICSTAAEAGYDYTMGWSGGIDPESFIYSRTIIVWGMNPASTGTHQMALLREAQKRGATLIVIDPFRTRTAECANWHVHLEHGTDSALALGMMHVIFREGLHDEQFLREYTVGWEALRERVMHEYAPGTVAQITGVPAEDIERLAITYATQRPSAIRLGYGIARNTNGGMMIRTITCLPAIIGAWRELGGGLLLSTSAHFPLNMKAVKRPDLLQDNPRAVNMNQLGEALLTLDNPPIMALYVYNSNPAAVAPNSNRVIEGMLREDLFTVVHEQLWTDTARLADIVLPATTQMEHLDLHTAYGHLYVQLNQPAIPPLGESRPNWDVLSELARRLGFQEQCFRDTAEEIIRQALDSDHPYLQGITYEYLQEHGFAKLQTPSDPFAPYLHGEPHFRTPSGKIELYSERAKRDGYDPLPVYTPAEEHGVNRTRYPLKLMTPAAHHFLNTSFANLERMQKGEREPRLWMHPQDAEARGIQQGDWVRAYNQRGEVLLRAMVSAEHVRPGTTWSPSLWWHRDSPGGRNVNTLTSDRLADMGGGSTFHTCYVQVEKVDAEMASG, via the coding sequence ATGCCTGAGATACGCGAAGTGAAAACCGTTTGCCCGCATGATTGTCCCGACACCTGTGCGATGCTCGCTCGCGTGCAGGGTGACCGCCTTTTAGGTGTGCGCGGCAACCCGGAGCATCCTGTGACACGCGGCTACCTGTGCTGCAAGGTAAACCACTACGAGGAGCGCGTGTACAGTCCCGACCGGGTGCTGTATCCGCATAAGCGGGTGGGCGCAAAGGGCGAGGGCAGATTCGAGCGCATCTCGTGGGAGGAAGCGCTGGACACCATCGTCGCGCGGTGGAAGCAGATTATCGACAGGTACGGTGCAGAAGCCATCCTGCCGTACTCCTACGCAGGCACCATGGGCGTAGTGAACATGTCTGCCTGCGATGGGCGTTTGTGGAATCGGCTGGGCGCAAGCCGCCTGCTGCGCACAATCTGTTCCACTGCTGCCGAGGCAGGCTATGACTACACGATGGGCTGGTCAGGCGGTATCGACCCCGAAAGCTTCATCTACTCCAGAACGATTATCGTCTGGGGGATGAACCCCGCCAGCACCGGCACGCACCAGATGGCTCTCTTGCGTGAGGCGCAAAAGCGCGGAGCCACCCTCATTGTGATAGACCCCTTCCGCACCCGTACCGCCGAGTGCGCCAACTGGCACGTGCACCTCGAGCACGGCACGGACAGCGCGCTCGCGCTGGGCATGATGCATGTGATCTTCCGAGAAGGGCTACACGATGAGCAGTTCCTGCGGGAGTATACCGTCGGGTGGGAAGCGCTTCGCGAACGGGTCATGCACGAATATGCTCCGGGCACAGTGGCTCAAATAACGGGCGTCCCCGCAGAGGACATCGAACGCCTCGCCATCACGTACGCCACGCAACGCCCGTCCGCCATCCGACTGGGCTACGGCATCGCCCGCAACACCAACGGCGGCATGATGATTCGCACCATCACCTGCCTTCCTGCCATCATCGGCGCGTGGAGGGAGCTGGGTGGGGGACTGTTGCTCTCCACCAGCGCGCACTTTCCCCTCAACATGAAGGCAGTGAAACGCCCTGACCTGTTGCAGGACAACCCACGTGCGGTGAACATGAACCAGCTGGGCGAGGCGTTGCTGACGCTGGACAACCCGCCGATAATGGCGCTCTACGTGTACAACTCTAATCCGGCTGCGGTCGCTCCCAATAGTAACCGCGTGATAGAGGGCATGTTGCGCGAAGACCTGTTTACCGTCGTGCACGAACAACTCTGGACAGATACCGCCCGCCTGGCGGACATCGTTTTACCTGCCACCACGCAGATGGAGCATCTGGACCTACACACCGCGTATGGTCATCTCTACGTGCAGCTGAATCAGCCGGCGATCCCGCCCCTTGGCGAGAGCCGACCCAACTGGGACGTGCTCTCGGAACTGGCGAGGCGGTTGGGCTTTCAGGAGCAATGCTTCCGCGACACCGCCGAAGAGATTATCCGTCAGGCTCTGGATAGCGACCACCCCTACCTGCAGGGTATCACCTACGAGTATCTGCAGGAGCATGGCTTCGCCAAACTCCAAACACCCTCCGACCCGTTCGCCCCTTATCTGCATGGCGAGCCACACTTCCGCACCCCTTCGGGCAAAATAGAACTGTACTCGGAGCGGGCGAAACGGGACGGCTACGATCCCCTGCCTGTATACACCCCCGCTGAAGAGCATGGGGTGAACCGAACGCGCTACCCTCTGAAATTGATGACACCTGCCGCGCACCATTTCCTGAACACCTCTTTCGCCAATCTGGAGCGGATGCAAAAGGGCGAGCGCGAACCGCGTCTGTGGATGCATCCCCAGGATGCCGAGGCGCGAGGTATCCAGCAAGGCGATTGGGTACGCGCCTACAACCAGCGCGGAGAGGTACTGCTGCGGGCGATGGTCAGCGCGGAGCATGTGCGCCCCGGCACCACATGGTCACCCTCCCTGTGGTGGCACCGGGATAGCCCGGGGGGACGTAATGTGAACACCCTGACCTCCGACAGGTTGGCTGACATGGGAGGCGGTTCAACGTTCCACACGTGCTATGTTCAGGTGGAGAAGGTGGACGCAGAGATGGCTAGCGGATAA
- a CDS encoding DUF159 family protein, whose protein sequence is MPLSGSLPSFIACSLWSIINTERREGVVPPNMCGRFTLTQPTQAVAERFGVQFVLFEFAPRYNIAPSQPVAVILQNGERRLEACQWGLVPFWAKDPEIGNRLINARAETLAEKPAFKYSLTRRRCLIPADGFYEWRKEGNRRVPMYIRRRDGGLFAFAGLWDEWQSPDGSPLRTCTIITTEPNALLAPIHHRMPAILKPEQEALWLDTSLRDPARLLQMLQAYPGTELEAYPVSSRVNHPGNDDPLCIQPV, encoded by the coding sequence ATGCCGCTCTCCGGTTCTCTCCCCTCTTTCATTGCCTGCTCGCTGTGGAGTATCATCAATACAGAAAGACGCGAAGGGGTGGTACCACCTAATATGTGCGGACGCTTTACCCTGACACAACCCACGCAGGCGGTAGCAGAACGTTTTGGGGTGCAGTTCGTGCTCTTTGAATTCGCCCCGCGTTACAACATCGCGCCTTCACAGCCGGTGGCGGTGATTCTGCAGAACGGCGAGCGCAGGCTGGAAGCCTGTCAATGGGGATTGGTTCCCTTCTGGGCGAAAGACCCTGAGATTGGTAACCGCCTGATCAACGCCCGCGCCGAGACGCTGGCGGAAAAGCCCGCTTTCAAGTACTCGCTGACGCGCAGGCGGTGCCTGATACCTGCAGACGGCTTCTACGAGTGGCGCAAGGAGGGCAATCGTCGTGTGCCCATGTACATCCGCAGGCGCGATGGGGGGCTCTTTGCCTTCGCCGGGCTATGGGACGAGTGGCAGTCGCCCGATGGCTCTCCACTGCGCACCTGCACCATTATCACCACAGAACCCAACGCGCTCCTTGCGCCTATCCACCACCGAATGCCCGCTATTCTCAAACCCGAGCAGGAGGCGCTGTGGCTGGACACCTCCTTGAGGGACCCGGCGCGGTTGCTCCAGATGCTACAGGCGTATCCCGGAACGGAACTGGAGGCTTATCCGGTGTCCTCGCGCGTGAATCATCCCGGCAACGATGACCCGCTGTGCATCCAGCCTGTGTAA
- a CDS encoding TIGR00725 family protein yields the protein MERTYRVVIGVMGASQCDEQTYEMARKVGFLIAQRGAVLLCGGRGGVMEAAARGAKEAGGLTIGVMPGVNAREAPPNPYIDVAIFTGLRDGRNWINVCASDAIIAISGGYGTLSEIALALKIGKPVVLLRSWELPPRDFAPLYVAQTPEQAVEIAFQQVSPL from the coding sequence ATGGAGCGAACTTATCGGGTGGTCATTGGAGTGATGGGAGCATCTCAGTGTGACGAGCAGACCTACGAGATGGCAAGGAAGGTGGGCTTTCTCATTGCCCAGCGCGGCGCGGTGTTATTGTGTGGCGGGCGCGGGGGAGTGATGGAGGCTGCTGCACGGGGTGCCAAAGAGGCAGGAGGGCTGACCATCGGCGTGATGCCCGGCGTGAACGCCAGAGAAGCCCCGCCCAACCCTTACATCGACGTGGCGATATTCACCGGCTTGCGCGATGGGCGCAACTGGATCAACGTCTGCGCCAGCGACGCCATCATCGCTATTTCCGGAGGATACGGTACTCTCTCGGAGATCGCACTCGCGCTCAAAATCGGCAAGCCGGTGGTGCTGCTGCGATCGTGGGAGCTGCCTCCTCGCGACTTCGCCCCGCTGTACGTGGCGCAAACCCCTGAGCAGGCGGTGGAAATAGCATTTCAGCAGGTCTCCCCCCTCTAA
- the algU gene encoding RNA polymerase sigma-H factor produces the protein MPHSSGTVNTTDADRQAIERFLAGDTSAFEELYHRYQPYVYNIVKGIVQNADDARDVTQDVFLHVYDSLPRFRGGSAFSTWLYRVAVNAAITHVRKQKRHPHIPLDALREFRADIDAEPEQQAVREETQQTVQQLLAQLPEQQRVALVLRYFQEMSLEEMAEVMNCSVAAVKVRLHRARNSFRRLFQKQHPQEDGEIG, from the coding sequence TTGCCGCACTCATCCGGTACGGTAAACACCACCGATGCCGACCGCCAGGCGATAGAGCGATTTCTGGCGGGCGACACCAGTGCCTTCGAGGAACTGTACCATCGGTATCAGCCTTACGTGTACAACATCGTGAAAGGCATTGTGCAAAACGCCGACGACGCACGGGATGTCACGCAAGATGTCTTTCTGCACGTATATGACTCGCTGCCGCGCTTTCGGGGCGGTTCGGCGTTCTCGACATGGCTGTATCGGGTGGCGGTGAACGCCGCGATTACCCACGTGCGCAAGCAAAAACGCCACCCACACATACCGCTGGATGCGTTGCGGGAGTTCCGTGCCGACATCGACGCGGAGCCGGAGCAGCAGGCAGTCCGCGAAGAGACGCAACAGACAGTACAGCAATTGCTTGCTCAACTCCCCGAGCAGCAGCGAGTGGCACTGGTATTGCGCTATTTCCAGGAGATGTCCCTGGAAGAGATGGCAGAGGTCATGAACTGCTCGGTGGCGGCGGTGAAGGTTCGGCTACACCGGGCTCGCAACAGCTTCCGCCGCTTGTTCCAGAAGCAACATCCTCAAGAGGATGGCGAGATAGGATGA
- a CDS encoding NADH dehydrogenase, with protein sequence MEFFEVLKQRRSVRAYERKPIEEEKLQQILEAIDSAPSAGNLQAYEVVLVRDRERIRQLARASHDQTFIEDAPVVLVFVANPLRNSNTYGRRGEHLYCMQDATIACTYAHLAAAALGLSSCWIGAFDDEAVAKIIGAEPPLQPAAILPIAYPAEHPAPRPRRPLEDLIHHEQLRR encoded by the coding sequence ATGGAGTTCTTCGAAGTTCTGAAGCAGCGGCGCTCCGTACGCGCCTACGAGCGTAAACCGATTGAGGAAGAGAAGCTGCAGCAGATTCTGGAGGCCATCGACAGCGCGCCGTCGGCAGGCAACCTGCAGGCGTACGAGGTGGTGCTGGTGCGCGATCGCGAGCGCATCCGCCAGCTTGCGCGTGCCTCGCATGACCAGACCTTTATCGAAGACGCACCGGTGGTGCTGGTGTTTGTTGCCAATCCGCTGCGCAATAGCAACACCTACGGGCGACGGGGAGAGCATCTCTACTGTATGCAGGACGCTACCATTGCCTGTACCTACGCTCACCTGGCAGCGGCTGCGCTGGGGCTAAGCAGCTGCTGGATAGGTGCGTTCGATGATGAGGCGGTGGCGAAGATTATCGGCGCGGAGCCTCCATTGCAACCTGCAGCGATATTACCTATCGCCTATCCGGCGGAACATCCCGCACCGCGCCCGCGTCGCCCACTGGAGGATCTGATACACCATGAGCAACTGAGGAGGTAA